The DNA window TTTAGTAAAACGACTGCTAATGCTCTGTGTATGGACAAACTGAAAACTATGAAGAAATCAGGAGAGAAATTATAAAGGATTACACATGAAGCACTTGGATCAATGACAGATTAAAAGAATCATTTGAACAGGAAATCACAAATACAGCTCCAGAGTGAAAGTCACCAACTGGCATGATATACAAGACTAGACAGTGAATGAAATCAACAGATGAAACTGTGGAATTTCCTTTGCGTGAGGAGTTAAAAACCACAAGGCATGACAAAGACTTAACGTGGAGCCTGCAGCTGTAGATGGACTAAGTCTTTACAAGTTTTCCAAATATACAGGAGAAAGCATAATGAGAAATGCTAATGCAACTTTATTTGGACTTGTACTACAAGTACTTATATAGTGCAAGTTTACTTTTATTAACCTAGGAAATTGTGGCAAGTAGTGATCAGTTCCCTTTAAGTATAATATAGAGTACTGGCAGAGTAACAGCAAACATAGCGCATGTCACGGCAGTGCTGTAAATAGAATTTCTCTTGATTTGTGTTTCCAGTCTCCGCTCGGTATCACACAGCTCTAAAATCACATCTCTCACAGCAGAAACCTGGCTCTTACCCTCCACTGAAGACCTTGGCATCACTCTTTCTGTAGGTCTAGAATGGACCGCAAGTTTAACGCTCTGCACCTCCGAAATCATTTGTGCTAGACTTTCCTGGAGACTGTTAAACTGCTGCTGTAAACTCCCTAGACATGAACTGACTTGCTTAGTGTAGTTTAGCTGTTCatttaaaggaattaaaagaGAATCTATTTTTATGGAGTCATTCCTGTCTGCTCTAATTAATGAAGCgccttcttttatttcctgtgatGTCCTTGTTTGCAGCACATTTTTCAGGTCTGCTATGACGTCACTGAGATCCTTCTGCTGTAAGTAATGGCTGGAGGCCTGTTCTTTGATGGCTTCTTGCAGGTTTATTGGGCCCTTCTGTGCTTCAAGCACCAAGACTTTTAATTCTTGCAGCCTCACCCGATTAACATAGGTGGAACCAAGAACACCTATAATGGCTCCCAGTACAGAACCAATAATAGACCAATTCTTCGTTTTTTCAGCTCTTGTTCGCTCTTTCTCATGGCTTTCCCTtacagctgcagagaagagagagaatttttctctctcagatTCTTCTGCATTTAAATACGCAGCTCGGTACCTCTTCTCTTCCTGCAAGAAATACAGTGATTTGAAGGAGAAGATATAAGATGAAGCTCTAAAGtctacaataaaaaaaaccccaacaaactaaaacaaaaaacccaacaaaccaccaaaacacaaaaccaaaccagaaaacccccaaaaccccaatgCAGATGAAGGAACTGAAATGAAGAACATCCATTAgttctgtttcagaaattttccttttaatgtggggttttctttattGAGCCTACTTAAGTCAATGCGACATCATTTTAAGTCAaagctgaaaaatggaaaaggccATCAAGAATTACAGCTCAAGAACCCCTACACAAGAATCTGTCCTATGCTGATGACAGAAAACGGTATGTGTAGGTAAGGTCTTTCTCCCCTTGTAACCTTCACTTTTTTCCAGCCCCGCCCACTTCTCAAAGCACTACCTTTACCACACTTCTCCCTTTCAGTTCTAAACCccttaaaaaatggaaatgaaaatacaatTGGAAAGGATGTCTTGGATAGATTCATCTCATGAACATATACACTTCTTAtccctctgccttctctttcttACCCTGCTCACAGACAAGTGTCttgcctttttcccttctcactgGCTTCAGCACAGCAGTTCCTTTTGTAAGCCATTTTCTCTCAGCAAAATAGCAGAAGGTTTCCTGGTTATCTTCCTGCAGTAAAATTCTGGTGTTTTAGCAAAGGAATCACTGCTATTGGCAGAGGTAAGCTTGTCTGCCAGCTAACTGCATCTCCCAGAATTATTCTCATTCTTCTGAGCACATATTTCTTTTGTAAGGTGACACCACCACCTTATGGACAGTGGTGACTTGAGTTTTTACCTTTCTTCATAGTCACACAGAGCTCCAATTCTTTTTGGCATCTCATCCACACAGACCAGATCTCTAGTTCTTTCCTGATGTTCTGCCCACTGACCCAGGAGCTCCGTTTAAGGTCATGCCTGAGTACCCACTTCTTGCTTAAGTGTTGACATAGGTGCGTACTTGTTTCCAGGCCTGTTCCCAGCTGTTCCTATGGATTTCCTGGATTGACTTCAGCTGCtaccttccctttctctgtgaTTGATGGCTGTTGATAAATGTGCTCCTGTCACCAGCCCTGCTTGGGTGATCCAGCTGAGGTGTGGTAGGGCCATGTCCTGTCGGTGAGGATATTGCCCCTACCTGCGCTGCAGTCAACCTCATTTCCTTGCTTGCCCTCCCTCATGGGGGGAAAGGTCTGCCCTTCCTCATGAGGGGGAAGACCTCCCTCATGCTTGCCTCACCCTTGCTGCTGACAAAAGCTCCCATGAATTGTCTAGGTGGTGCAGCCACATGGAAGGCAGGTAAGAGAGTTTTCACGGATTAACAACTAGAAAGGAGCTTCTCTCGTCACATGGAAGGTTAATTCATTGAATTACAGCTTTTGTTGACTACTCATGTATGGGTCACCACTCAAACAACTAATTTCCTAAGCTCATTAACTTCAGCTTTCTTCAAATTTGCTGCCTACATTAGTGTTAACATCTACAATTAGTAGAGCAGATCAAAAAATCTCAATTAACTAAAAGAAGTATCATCAGAAATTGACTCAGATCACTGTACTTCAGAACTGAACTGCATCTGCAAAAACAGTCACTGGTGACAGAAGCAAAGCACACAGATTTTTGTCATATTTGCCAGGGCTCAAGTACCAACAAATTACCTGCAGCAACCTGTGTTCCAGAGTAGCCAGTTCTAAATACTGGGTGTCATCCCGAGAGACCCTGTCTAAGCGATCTCGAATTTCCTTCAGTTTAGTCTGCTGGGCTTCTACATTTTCTCGAGCCTCTCGCACTATCCCTCGAGCTATCATAAAGACGTTTTCAGCCTGAGAAGAAAGAGTACTTATTTTAGAGACTTATTACCAGACAAATCTAAATCGCTAATTATAGAAATCTGGGCAGGGAAAAACTCCAACCAAACACACCACACTCCCTTTCAATCTAAGGAATGAGTTCTATTTACTAACAGGCATGGACTAGAACACATTCATAGTATCTGCACAGAcagtcaaagcagaaaaaaagacaattctCATTGGAGGCTCTTTTTTTTGCCTCACAGACAGTGTTTATAGTTCATATATCTTATctcatattttcaaaatttccaCGTTATCTCCATGTTTACCTCTGTCACTTTTCCCTGAGCCTCTCGAACTTCATTAATTCCAACAAACTCTTCATATCTGTCCCACCAACTCTTGCATGTTGCAGACATTTTTTGGAGAGAGTTTTTTCCCATAATGGTCCCAGCTTCAGTCAGCCGATTCAGAAGACCCATGGCCACTTCTGTTGCAGACTTGGCTTCTGGCCTCTTAGGTGCTGATGAGCAGTAAGTCCGCACTACATGTAAATTCATTTTTGGACTCCACTTTATCAACAAATGGTGATATTGCAGACCACAGGAGACCGAGGCCACACCCGACTTATACTTCATTGGCTCCAAGTCTTGAATTTAATCACTGAATAAAAGTGCTACAAGGATGAAGAAGCAAAAGATGTTATTGAAGTATGGCCAATTAATACCTCTTAAAACCATATGTGTACCAAAACCAATAAAATTGGAGAATGGCTAAACCATCACAGGTTTTACACAATTACTTACCTAGAGaactttctgcagttttcaaCAAAGGGCAGTTCTGCCACAGattcctgcttttctgctgttagTTAGTACTCCCATCATGCTACTTGGTTACTAATTCCCTCACTGCATGAATAGTGACCATGTGCAGGTCCAGTAGCAGCGGGAGTAACTTCAGCGTAATTTAATGCTTTAGGAACAGAAGTGATTGCTGTATGAAATTTTGCCTTGTGCTTTCACACTTGAGTTTGGTGTACCATGTCACAGGTACTAATGATTCtgcaagagaacagaaaaagaaaaaacacacaaaaggaaaaaaatcttcataagAAAAGAAGTGGGGCTTGATCATTCCCTTTATCTGACACTCTACAGATGCATAAAGTATTGAAGAATGCAAAGACAAAAACATAAAGGACAGAGAGAAAACCCAACAGGCATTCTCATGAGACTGCCTACAAAAGTAAAACACAGGGCAGA is part of the Phalacrocorax carbo chromosome 6, bPhaCar2.1, whole genome shotgun sequence genome and encodes:
- the CCDC51 gene encoding mitochondrial potassium channel: MKYKSGVASVSCGLQYHHLLIKWSPKMNLHVVRTYCSSAPKRPEAKSATEVAMGLLNRLTEAGTIMGKNSLQKMSATCKSWWDRYEEFVGINEVREAQGKVTEAENVFMIARGIVREARENVEAQQTKLKEIRDRLDRVSRDDTQYLELATLEHRLLQEEKRYRAAYLNAEESEREKFSLFSAAVRESHEKERTRAEKTKNWSIIGSVLGAIIGVLGSTYVNRVRLQELKVLVLEAQKGPINLQEAIKEQASSHYLQQKDLSDVIADLKNVLQTRTSQEIKEGASLIRADRNDSIKIDSLLIPLNEQLNYTKQVSSCLGSLQQQFNSLQESLAQMISEVQSVKLAVHSRPTERVMPRSSVEGKSQVSAVRDVILELCDTERRLETQIKRNSIYSTAVTCAMFAVTLPVLYIILKGN